From Streptomyces yatensis, one genomic window encodes:
- a CDS encoding nuclear transport factor 2 family protein: MESNARATAVPGWVLKFMDAIDTLEFGEGFAPLTEDTDMFFGTAHLHGVDAIKAFFVKIDEPLIITHEVLEFWSADEGVRLLRGEATMAKKSDPGQVVRAPFMHIFYLDQEEPVRVRTLRVTAGPLETDAVM; this comes from the coding sequence ATGGAAAGCAACGCACGGGCGACGGCCGTGCCCGGCTGGGTCCTGAAGTTCATGGATGCCATCGACACCCTGGAGTTCGGCGAGGGCTTCGCGCCGCTGACCGAGGACACCGACATGTTCTTCGGCACCGCACACCTCCACGGCGTCGATGCCATCAAGGCGTTCTTCGTCAAGATCGACGAGCCGCTGATCATCACCCACGAGGTCCTGGAGTTCTGGTCCGCGGACGAGGGCGTCCGCCTGCTGCGCGGCGAGGCGACGATGGCGAAGAAGAGCGATCCGGGCCAGGTGGTGCGGGCTCCGTTCATGCACATCTTCTACCTCGACCAGGAAGAGCCGGTCCGCGTCCGGACACTCCGCGTCACCGCGGGACCGCTGGAGACCGACGCCGTGATGTGA
- a CDS encoding alpha/beta fold hydrolase — MTTNWLEGVTEKLIPTSLGLINVRVGGRSDGPAMVCWPSLMMDGTMWQYQYEHFAPTHRVVLIDSPGHGRSDALRKIIDLEDCSDALVEILDALGIDKCILVGNSWGGMLAGVFPAYYPQRTAAAIGINCTASLPTTVESVWATALSTFLSLHSKMPPLAAKAARAAFAGPTAEATNPEFTEFTKFVLRDDPKSVAWALRSILIGRKDEHRRLNTIRDVPVLIIAGEEDSQFPVHVVRKMADAIEGSTFRVLLHTAHLAARENPEGVNAEIDGFLATLPATV; from the coding sequence ATGACGACGAATTGGCTCGAAGGGGTTACCGAGAAGCTGATCCCCACCTCACTGGGTCTGATCAACGTGCGCGTCGGCGGCCGTTCCGACGGCCCCGCCATGGTGTGCTGGCCGAGCCTGATGATGGACGGCACCATGTGGCAGTACCAGTACGAGCACTTCGCCCCGACCCACCGCGTCGTGCTCATCGACAGCCCCGGACACGGCAGGTCCGACGCGCTGCGAAAGATCATCGATCTCGAGGACTGCTCCGACGCGCTCGTCGAGATCCTCGACGCGCTCGGCATCGACAAGTGCATCCTGGTGGGCAACAGCTGGGGCGGCATGCTCGCCGGGGTCTTCCCGGCCTACTACCCGCAGCGGACCGCGGCGGCGATCGGCATCAACTGCACCGCCTCCCTGCCCACGACCGTCGAGAGCGTCTGGGCCACCGCGCTGTCCACGTTCCTCTCGCTGCACTCGAAGATGCCGCCGCTGGCCGCCAAGGCCGCCCGCGCCGCCTTCGCCGGCCCCACCGCCGAGGCCACCAACCCCGAGTTCACCGAGTTCACCAAGTTCGTGCTGCGCGACGACCCGAAGTCGGTGGCGTGGGCGCTGCGCAGCATCCTCATAGGCCGCAAGGACGAGCACCGCCGCCTGAACACCATCAGGGACGTGCCCGTCCTGATCATCGCCGGCGAGGAGGACAGCCAGTTCCCCGTGCACGTGGTGCGGAAGATGGCGGACGCCATCGAGGGCAGCACCTTCCGTGTGCTCCTGCACACCGCCCACCTCGCAGCCCGCGAGAACCCCGAGGGTGTCAACGCCGAGATCGACGGCTTCCTCGCCACCCTGCCCGCCACGGTCTGA
- a CDS encoding winged helix-turn-helix transcriptional regulator: protein MSDQGSHVTFQHGQEFLAAISERWNYQILREVFFGVGRFGELKRALGISANILTARLNSLTELGLLTKRAYRSDKPWYEYQLTDSARELVVPAIAAITRWAETYATDTDVTQHPLMHTTCGNPTSPYLACSSCHQPVEASTLRPASPEEGGAGQR from the coding sequence GTGTCTGACCAGGGGAGTCACGTCACCTTCCAGCACGGACAGGAGTTCCTGGCCGCGATCTCCGAGCGCTGGAACTACCAGATCCTGCGGGAGGTGTTCTTCGGGGTCGGTCGCTTCGGTGAGCTCAAGCGGGCTCTGGGTATCTCGGCGAACATCCTCACCGCGCGGCTCAACAGCCTGACGGAGCTGGGTCTGCTCACCAAGCGCGCCTACCGCTCCGACAAGCCGTGGTACGAGTACCAGCTCACCGACAGCGCCCGCGAGCTTGTCGTCCCCGCCATCGCGGCCATCACGAGGTGGGCCGAAACCTATGCGACCGATACCGACGTCACGCAACACCCGCTGATGCACACGACGTGCGGGAACCCGACCAGTCCGTACCTGGCGTGCAGCAGCTGCCATCAGCCGGTCGAGGCCTCGACCCTGCGACCGGCGTCCCCCGAGGAAGGCGGTGCCGGTCAGCGATAG